A window from Actinomycetospora corticicola encodes these proteins:
- a CDS encoding GAF domain-containing protein yields the protein MTGHVDGWGDPVERAAVLARVRDAVLGGGRAEVDPRSVVSDSWRRSLAARVDPEHGAPAHVFDDGELAAVREHHPLSPVLPLLRTTLLEIADEAMHVMIVTDAQGHILWREGAAGMLHLADDLELAEGFRWSEDSAGTNAMGTSLASDAAVQIHSSEHLVAQYHRFTCAAAPIHDPDTGEAVGAVDLTGPVRTFHPSTLALVTAAARLAENHLATRQAIRDERLRTLNLPHLSGLDAPGALLSPAGRVLAATPHGWIDDRIVLPGAGDRVSLGEHGEGVVEPLAEGWLLRLERPSGMRGRPTLALPFLGVPRPVARLDGRPVRLGARHAELLALLALHPEGLSADALALEIYGERGNPVTVRAEMHRLRHLLESLPNGAGVVKTQPYRIEARVDADFLTLRDALRSGAVPDTALVGRGELLPTSDAPGIRALRDELDVGVRRAVLRAGDTAALWALARTPAGRDDLELVERLRHLLPVSDPRHAELPDEAAGAP from the coding sequence ATGACGGGACACGTGGACGGCTGGGGGGACCCGGTCGAGCGGGCGGCCGTCCTCGCGCGCGTGCGCGACGCCGTGCTGGGCGGGGGACGCGCCGAGGTCGACCCGCGGTCGGTCGTCTCGGACTCCTGGCGCCGCTCGCTGGCCGCCCGCGTCGATCCCGAGCACGGCGCCCCTGCCCACGTGTTCGACGACGGCGAGCTCGCGGCGGTCCGCGAGCACCACCCGCTCTCCCCCGTGCTCCCGCTGCTGCGCACCACGTTGCTCGAGATCGCCGACGAGGCGATGCACGTCATGATCGTCACCGATGCCCAGGGCCACATCCTGTGGCGGGAGGGTGCGGCCGGGATGCTGCACCTGGCCGACGACCTCGAGCTCGCCGAGGGGTTCCGCTGGAGCGAGGACTCTGCCGGCACGAACGCGATGGGCACGTCCCTCGCCTCGGACGCCGCGGTGCAGATCCACTCCTCGGAGCACCTCGTCGCGCAGTACCACCGGTTCACCTGTGCGGCCGCGCCGATCCACGATCCCGACACCGGGGAGGCGGTGGGCGCGGTCGACCTCACCGGCCCGGTCCGCACGTTCCACCCGAGCACGTTGGCGCTGGTCACGGCGGCGGCGCGGCTCGCGGAGAACCACCTCGCCACCCGCCAGGCGATCCGCGACGAGCGACTGCGCACGCTGAACCTCCCCCACCTCTCCGGTCTCGACGCGCCCGGCGCGCTGCTCAGCCCGGCGGGCCGGGTGCTCGCCGCCACCCCGCACGGCTGGATCGACGACCGGATCGTGCTGCCCGGGGCCGGCGACCGGGTCTCGCTCGGCGAGCACGGCGAGGGCGTCGTCGAGCCCCTCGCCGAGGGTTGGCTGCTCCGCCTCGAGCGCCCGTCCGGGATGCGGGGCCGCCCGACGCTCGCGCTGCCCTTCCTCGGCGTCCCGCGCCCGGTCGCGCGGCTCGACGGACGGCCGGTCCGACTCGGCGCCCGCCACGCCGAGCTGCTCGCCCTGCTCGCCCTGCACCCCGAGGGCCTCTCCGCCGACGCGCTCGCCCTCGAGATCTACGGCGAGCGCGGCAATCCCGTCACGGTGCGCGCCGAGATGCACCGCCTGCGCCACCTGCTCGAGTCGCTCCCCAACGGCGCGGGGGTGGTCAAGACGCAGCCCTATCGGATCGAGGCCCGCGTCGACGCCGACTTCCTGACGTTGCGCGACGCCCTACGGTCCGGCGCCGTGCCCGACACCGCCCTGGTCGGGCGCGGGGAGCTGCTGCCGACCTCCGACGCCCCCGGCATCCGGGCACTACGCGACGAGCTCGACGTCGGGGTCCGCCGCGCGGTCCTGCGCGCGGGCGACACCGCCGCCCTCTGGGCCCTGGCCCGGACTCCGGCCGGTCGCGACGACCTCGAACTCGTCGAGCGCCTGCGCCACCTGCTGCCCGTGAGCGATCCCCGGCACGCCGAGCTGCCGGACGAGGCCGCCGGCGCACCCTGA
- the exaC gene encoding acetaldehyde dehydrogenase ExaC, with amino-acid sequence MAVYAAPGTEGSVVSFKPRYDHWIGGEYVAPAKGQYFENPTPVTGQTFCEVARGTAEDVEKALDAAHAAAPAWGRTSVGERANILNKMADRIEANLEKIAIAESWENGKACRETLAADIPLAIDHLRYFAGAIRAQEGSLSQIDEDTVAYHFHEPLGVVGQIIPWNFPILMAIWKLAPALAAGNAVVLKPAEQTPASIHVLMDVVGDLIPAGVLNIVNGFGVEAGKPLASSPRIRKIAFTGETTTGRLISQYASENLIPVTLELGGKSPNVFFDDVSAQNDAFYDKCLEGFAMFALNQGEVCTCPSRALIQQGHYDEFLAQAVKRTEQVKQGNPLDTDTMIGAQASNDQFEKILSYIDIGRQEGAKVLTGGEKSDLGGDLSGGYYIQPTIFEGDNSMRIFQEEIFGPVLSVAKFTDYADAMRIANDTLYGLGAGVWSRDTNTAYRAGREIQAGRVWVNNYHQYPAHAAFGGYKQSGIGRENHKMMLDHYQQTKNLLVSYSQNAMGFF; translated from the coding sequence ATGGCCGTCTACGCAGCCCCCGGGACCGAGGGCTCGGTCGTCAGCTTCAAGCCGCGGTACGACCACTGGATCGGCGGCGAGTACGTCGCCCCGGCCAAGGGTCAGTACTTCGAGAACCCGACCCCCGTCACCGGTCAGACCTTCTGCGAGGTCGCCCGCGGCACCGCCGAGGACGTGGAGAAGGCCCTCGACGCCGCCCACGCGGCCGCGCCGGCCTGGGGCCGCACCTCGGTCGGCGAGCGCGCCAACATCCTCAACAAGATGGCCGACCGCATCGAGGCGAACCTCGAGAAGATCGCCATCGCGGAGAGCTGGGAGAATGGCAAGGCCTGCCGGGAGACCCTGGCCGCCGACATCCCGCTCGCGATCGACCACCTGCGCTACTTCGCCGGCGCGATCCGCGCGCAGGAGGGCTCGCTCTCCCAGATCGACGAGGACACGGTCGCCTACCACTTCCACGAGCCGCTGGGCGTCGTCGGTCAGATCATCCCGTGGAACTTCCCGATCCTCATGGCGATCTGGAAGCTCGCCCCGGCCCTGGCCGCGGGCAACGCCGTCGTCCTGAAGCCGGCCGAGCAGACCCCGGCCTCGATCCACGTCCTCATGGACGTCGTCGGCGACCTGATCCCGGCCGGTGTGCTGAACATCGTCAACGGCTTCGGGGTGGAGGCGGGCAAGCCGCTCGCGTCGTCCCCGCGCATCCGGAAGATCGCCTTCACCGGTGAGACCACCACGGGTCGGCTCATCTCCCAGTACGCCTCGGAGAACCTGATCCCGGTCACGCTCGAGCTCGGCGGCAAGAGCCCGAACGTCTTCTTCGACGACGTGTCGGCGCAGAACGACGCCTTCTACGACAAGTGCCTCGAGGGCTTCGCGATGTTCGCCCTCAACCAGGGCGAGGTCTGCACCTGCCCGTCGCGCGCGCTGATCCAGCAGGGCCACTACGACGAGTTCCTGGCCCAGGCCGTCAAGCGCACCGAGCAGGTCAAGCAGGGCAACCCGCTCGACACCGACACGATGATCGGCGCGCAGGCCTCGAACGACCAGTTCGAGAAGATCCTCTCCTACATCGACATCGGTCGGCAGGAGGGCGCGAAGGTCCTCACCGGCGGCGAGAAGAGCGACCTCGGGGGCGACCTCTCGGGCGGCTACTACATCCAGCCGACCATCTTCGAGGGCGACAACTCGATGCGGATCTTCCAGGAGGAGATCTTCGGGCCGGTGCTCTCGGTCGCGAAGTTCACCGACTACGCCGACGCCATGCGGATCGCGAACGACACCCTCTACGGCCTCGGCGCCGGTGTGTGGTCGCGAGACACCAACACCGCCTACCGCGCCGGGCGTGAGATCCAGGCCGGCCGGGTGTGGGTGAACAACTACCACCAGTACCCGGCGCACGCCGCCTTCGGCGGGTACAAGCAGTCGGGCATCGGCCGCGAGAACCACAAGATGATGCTCGACCACTACCAGCAGACGAAGAACCTGCTGGTGAGCTACTCGCAGAACGCGATGGGCTTCTTCTGA
- a CDS encoding DUF779 domain-containing protein, whose product MSEISTSTDVTETVPEVPGSGTTARVALSPQAAELLVTLTDLHGPLMFHQSGGCCDGSAPMCYPDGDFKLGGQDVHLGDLEVAGLEKPIGFHMSASQFEYWKHTHLTVDVVKGRGSGFSVEAPEGVRFIIRSRLFTDDEWRALEGA is encoded by the coding sequence ATGAGCGAGATCAGCACGAGTACCGACGTCACCGAGACGGTGCCGGAGGTGCCCGGATCGGGGACGACCGCGCGGGTCGCGCTGTCGCCGCAGGCGGCCGAGCTGCTCGTGACGCTGACCGACCTCCACGGCCCGTTGATGTTCCACCAGTCCGGCGGATGCTGCGACGGCAGTGCCCCGATGTGCTATCCGGACGGGGACTTCAAACTCGGCGGGCAGGACGTCCACCTCGGGGATCTCGAGGTGGCCGGGCTGGAGAAGCCGATCGGGTTCCACATGTCGGCGTCGCAGTTCGAGTACTGGAAGCACACCCACCTCACCGTCGACGTCGTCAAGGGACGCGGGAGCGGATTCAGCGTCGAGGCGCCCGAGGGCGTCCGGTTCATCATCCGCTCGCGCCTGTTCACCGACGACGAGTGGCGGGCGCTCGAGGGGGCCTGA
- a CDS encoding isochorismatase family protein: protein MTEASTTLRELTGMPGDPASLTGSALVMIDLQNTYTHGVMALENVEPAIEEAARLLERARAAGSTIVHVQHEAGAGTPYDTNAEIGAIVAAVAPRDGEHRVVKNFPSSFVNTDLEEYLRGAGVTNLVLAGFMTHMCVNSTARSAFNLGFAPTVVAGATATRALPGPDGVVEASALQSASLAALSDMFAVVVPDSSAVPD from the coding sequence GTGACCGAAGCCAGCACCACGCTCCGCGAGCTGACCGGGATGCCCGGAGACCCGGCGTCCCTGACCGGCTCCGCGCTGGTGATGATCGACCTGCAGAACACCTACACCCACGGCGTGATGGCGCTGGAGAACGTGGAGCCCGCCATCGAGGAGGCCGCCCGCCTGCTCGAGCGTGCGCGCGCCGCCGGGTCGACGATCGTGCACGTCCAGCACGAGGCGGGCGCCGGCACGCCCTACGACACGAACGCCGAGATCGGCGCGATCGTCGCCGCGGTCGCCCCGCGGGACGGTGAGCACCGGGTGGTGAAGAACTTCCCGAGCTCGTTCGTGAACACCGACCTCGAGGAGTACCTGCGGGGCGCCGGTGTCACGAATCTCGTGCTCGCGGGGTTCATGACGCACATGTGCGTCAACTCGACCGCGCGCAGCGCGTTCAACCTCGGCTTCGCCCCGACCGTCGTGGCGGGCGCCACGGCCACCCGTGCGTTGCCCGGTCCGGACGGCGTCGTGGAGGCCTCGGCGTTGCAGTCCGCGAGTCTCGCCGCCCTGTCCGACATGTTCGCGGTGGTCGTTCCCGACTCGTCGGCCGTTCCCGACTGA
- a CDS encoding Lsr2 dimerization domain-containing protein: MAQKVVVSLVDDLDETEADETVEFGIDGTTYEIDLSDANASKLRDELADYVAHARKVSGRRRSGGARAAAAPAAPVRKGGGRASVDREQNQAIREWARKNDFTVSERGRIPSEVSEAYHKAHA, translated from the coding sequence GTGGCGCAGAAAGTGGTCGTGAGCCTCGTCGACGACCTCGACGAGACCGAGGCCGACGAGACCGTCGAGTTCGGTATCGACGGGACGACGTACGAGATCGACCTGTCGGACGCGAATGCCTCGAAGCTCCGCGACGAGCTCGCCGACTACGTGGCGCACGCCCGCAAGGTGTCGGGCCGTCGTCGTTCGGGCGGGGCGCGCGCCGCAGCGGCCCCGGCCGCACCGGTGCGCAAGGGCGGTGGCCGTGCGTCGGTCGACCGCGAGCAGAACCAGGCCATCCGGGAATGGGCGCGCAAGAACGACTTCACCGTCTCCGAGCGCGGCCGCATCCCCTCCGAGGTCAGCGAGGCCTACCACAAGGCCCACGCCTGA
- a CDS encoding MarR family winged helix-turn-helix transcriptional regulator — translation MTDEAADLRRAVQRLARRLRDERPRGPLTDVQRGILAQIMDHGPQTPASLARRAHTTPQALTRPLSTLVEAGVLERAPDPHDGRQHMLTISRSGWTLLREDAAPRDAWLAAALAELTEAEQGLLGLAARLLAGLAERPGAE, via the coding sequence ATGACCGATGAGGCGGCCGACCTGCGGCGGGCGGTGCAACGTCTCGCGCGCCGACTCCGCGACGAGCGCCCGCGCGGCCCGCTCACGGACGTCCAGCGGGGAATCCTCGCCCAGATCATGGACCACGGTCCGCAGACCCCCGCCTCGTTGGCTCGTCGTGCGCACACCACGCCGCAGGCGCTGACCCGGCCACTCTCGACCCTCGTCGAGGCCGGCGTCCTCGAGCGGGCTCCGGATCCTCACGACGGTCGTCAACATATGTTGACGATCTCACGGTCCGGGTGGACGCTCTTGCGCGAGGACGCCGCGCCCCGGGACGCGTGGCTCGCGGCGGCCCTCGCGGAACTGACCGAGGCCGAGCAGGGGCTGCTCGGCCTCGCCGCCCGCCTGCTCGCGGGGTTGGCGGAGCGACCGGGAGCGGAGTGA
- a CDS encoding ArnT family glycosyltransferase: MRGERGTRTWWLGVGAATAFAVVAGAWGIARQPLEPYYAASVRSMAGSGHAFWFGAFDPAATLTMDKLPGAFWVQALVVAVAGPSTTAMVLPQVVAMALAVVVLAVAVRALTGSPAAGVVAAMVLAVSPAAVGVARGNVADPLMILLLVTAAWAVARALHTGRPTPWLAVAGLAVGLAFQAKMLAAWLVLPALAVAFLVAAPVPLGRRIAATAVGGVVTAVVSFAWIAAVSLVPAGQRPWVDGSTDDSELAQVFVYNGLGRLGAQNPLQELAGQGLALTAPGTGAEGPSIARLLVGDLGRSTGWLAPAALLALVVGLWAVRRSPRTDPRRAAYLLFGLWLLVYGVAFSAGAVVNVYYVATLAPAIAGLLGTAFAHLLEVRGGAGARLAAGAAVVVTIAYSAVLVLRSEHPVVTPVVVAVLLGVGAVGLVATARRGALVTALVAVLVLPVAATGWLLALGGGAFDTPYESVREIRAVRVLLVAAPRLAAGTLPGLERSRAGAPDLMAVQSAAVASVFAAPTGDEVLPIGGFTGIGPTPTLDQLRADIAAGRFHVVLSFPSTDPRFVWVAEHCRAQRSLDPTFQVHVCVPADATRP, encoded by the coding sequence ATGCGCGGCGAGCGGGGGACCCGGACCTGGTGGCTCGGAGTGGGGGCGGCGACGGCGTTCGCGGTGGTGGCCGGGGCCTGGGGGATCGCCCGCCAGCCCCTCGAGCCGTACTACGCGGCGTCCGTGCGGTCGATGGCCGGGAGCGGGCACGCGTTCTGGTTCGGGGCCTTCGACCCTGCCGCCACGCTGACCATGGACAAGCTCCCGGGCGCCTTCTGGGTGCAGGCGCTGGTCGTCGCCGTGGCCGGGCCCTCCACGACGGCGATGGTGCTCCCGCAGGTGGTCGCGATGGCCCTGGCGGTGGTGGTTCTCGCCGTCGCGGTGCGGGCGCTGACCGGCAGCCCGGCGGCCGGCGTCGTCGCGGCGATGGTCCTCGCCGTGAGCCCGGCAGCGGTCGGGGTCGCGCGGGGCAACGTCGCCGATCCGCTCATGATCCTGCTCCTGGTGACCGCGGCCTGGGCCGTGGCGCGGGCCCTGCACACCGGGCGTCCGACGCCGTGGCTCGCGGTGGCGGGGCTCGCCGTCGGGCTGGCGTTCCAGGCCAAGATGCTCGCCGCATGGCTGGTCCTCCCGGCGCTGGCCGTCGCGTTCCTGGTGGCCGCCCCGGTCCCGCTCGGGCGGCGGATCGCCGCCACCGCGGTCGGCGGCGTGGTCACCGCCGTCGTCTCCTTCGCGTGGATCGCGGCCGTCTCGCTCGTCCCGGCGGGGCAGCGTCCCTGGGTGGACGGGAGCACGGACGACTCCGAGCTCGCGCAGGTCTTCGTCTACAACGGGCTGGGTCGGCTGGGCGCGCAGAACCCGCTCCAGGAACTCGCCGGACAGGGACTGGCACTGACGGCGCCGGGCACGGGGGCCGAGGGCCCGTCGATCGCGCGGCTCCTCGTCGGCGACCTGGGCCGCTCGACGGGCTGGCTGGCCCCGGCGGCCCTGCTCGCGCTCGTCGTCGGGCTGTGGGCGGTCCGCCGGTCCCCGCGCACCGACCCCCGGCGGGCGGCCTACCTGCTGTTCGGGCTGTGGCTGCTCGTCTACGGGGTCGCGTTCAGCGCCGGCGCGGTGGTCAACGTCTACTACGTCGCCACGCTCGCTCCGGCGATCGCGGGGCTGCTCGGGACGGCGTTCGCCCACCTCCTCGAGGTGCGGGGAGGAGCGGGTGCACGCCTGGCGGCGGGCGCGGCCGTCGTCGTCACGATCGCCTACAGCGCCGTGCTCGTGCTGCGCTCCGAGCACCCGGTGGTGACGCCGGTGGTCGTCGCCGTGCTGCTGGGCGTGGGGGCGGTCGGCCTGGTGGCCACCGCGCGGCGTGGCGCGCTCGTGACCGCCCTGGTGGCCGTCCTGGTCCTGCCCGTGGCCGCCACCGGCTGGCTGCTCGCCCTCGGTGGCGGTGCCTTCGACACGCCGTACGAGTCCGTCCGCGAGATCCGGGCCGTGCGGGTGCTCCTGGTGGCGGCGCCGCGCCTGGCCGCGGGCACCCTGCCCGGGCTGGAGCGGTCGCGGGCCGGGGCCCCGGACCTCATGGCGGTCCAGTCCGCCGCCGTGGCGTCGGTGTTCGCCGCCCCGACCGGCGACGAGGTGCTCCCGATCGGCGGCTTCACCGGCATCGGGCCCACGCCCACGCTCGACCAGCTCCGCGCGGACATCGCCGCCGGCCGCTTCCACGTGGTGCTCTCGTTCCCGAGCACGGATCCCCGGTTCGTGTGGGTCGCAGAGCACTGCCGGGCGCAGCGGTCGCTGGACCCGACCTTCCAGGTGCACGTCTGCGTCCCTGCCGACGCGACGCGTCCCTGA
- a CDS encoding glutamine amidotransferase-related protein → MTRTLVVGHDAVAGLGCLEGRPEFGDVTWFTALPDTDAVFPDPSSYDLVVVLGAPWPRSAMDWIDRERRFLTTAHDAGARVLGICFGAQLVAEVLGGSIRHLDEPRVGWFPVVPHDARIAPGPWFSWHADQLDPPSGTEILATDDAGVAAFRHGRWAGVQFHPEMTPDLLDRWLSPPGAPPDDGLRLATARHAPAAAAAVPALLAALFG, encoded by the coding sequence GTGACCCGGACCCTCGTCGTCGGGCACGACGCCGTCGCGGGCCTCGGCTGTCTCGAGGGCCGCCCCGAGTTCGGCGACGTCACCTGGTTCACCGCGCTGCCGGACACCGACGCCGTCTTCCCCGACCCGTCGTCGTACGACCTCGTCGTCGTCCTCGGCGCCCCGTGGCCGCGCTCGGCGATGGACTGGATCGACCGGGAGCGGCGCTTCCTGACGACGGCCCACGACGCCGGGGCCCGCGTGCTCGGCATCTGCTTCGGCGCCCAGCTCGTCGCCGAGGTGCTCGGCGGTTCGATCCGGCACCTCGACGAACCCCGCGTGGGCTGGTTCCCGGTCGTCCCGCACGACGCGCGCATCGCGCCCGGACCCTGGTTCTCCTGGCACGCCGACCAGCTCGACCCGCCGTCGGGAACGGAGATCCTCGCGACCGACGACGCCGGCGTCGCCGCCTTCCGCCACGGCCGCTGGGCGGGGGTGCAGTTCCACCCGGAGATGACGCCGGACCTGCTCGACCGCTGGCTCTCACCGCCGGGCGCCCCACCTGACGACGGGCTGCGGCTCGCCACCGCGCGCCACGCGCCGGCCGCGGCCGCCGCGGTCCCGGCGCTGCTCGCCGCGCTGTTCGGGTGA
- a CDS encoding MarR family transcriptional regulator, which produces MDRPSGAAFLLTQLGTHAARRFGERVADLDLTPPQAGLLRAVAREPGRSQQALAGRLGTPATRLVALVDALEARGVLERRRNPGDRRLYAVHLTAAGEELVRDLGRLAAEHEDALLSSLDADERRSLASLLGRVAAAEGLTAGVHPGYRDLPS; this is translated from the coding sequence GTGGACCGCCCCTCCGGAGCCGCCTTCCTCCTCACCCAGCTCGGCACCCACGCCGCACGCCGCTTCGGCGAGCGGGTGGCGGACCTCGACCTGACCCCGCCCCAGGCCGGCCTGCTCCGCGCGGTCGCCCGGGAGCCGGGTCGCAGCCAGCAGGCGCTCGCCGGGCGGCTCGGGACACCGGCCACCCGGCTCGTCGCGCTGGTGGACGCCCTGGAGGCGCGTGGGGTGCTCGAGCGGCGCCGCAACCCCGGCGACCGGCGGCTGTACGCCGTGCACCTCACGGCCGCGGGCGAGGAGCTGGTGCGCGACCTCGGGCGCCTGGCCGCCGAGCACGAGGACGCCCTCCTGAGCAGCCTCGACGCCGACGAACGACGCTCCCTGGCGTCCCTCCTCGGCCGGGTGGCGGCCGCCGAGGGCCTCACCGCCGGGGTCCACCCCGGCTACCGGGACCTGCCGTCGTGA
- a CDS encoding DUF4386 domain-containing protein, translating to MSTPHTRRGGPPLLAPALAWVALTVAAAVLHPGTRPSADPATTLTLLADHPVSAQLSALVLLASAAPFAVWVGAVHHRLGRLGLRVAGPTLGLAGGLLAAAALALSGAAQWAAVAAAVPGGEAAVTGLNALSFALGGPTFAVMFGLLMAGVSVPTLLASVVPRGLAWAGLVLAAVAVVAVVGLAVPPLQYLLPVVRFGGLLWLVWFSAVLPVSRRRVADPELVA from the coding sequence ATGTCCACTCCACACACCCGCCGCGGCGGCCCACCCCTCCTCGCGCCGGCCCTGGCCTGGGTCGCCCTCACCGTCGCCGCCGCGGTGCTGCACCCCGGGACACGGCCGTCCGCCGACCCGGCGACGACGCTGACGCTGCTGGCCGACCATCCGGTGTCCGCCCAGCTCTCCGCCCTCGTGCTGCTCGCGTCCGCGGCGCCGTTCGCGGTGTGGGTCGGCGCCGTCCACCACCGGCTCGGGCGACTCGGCCTCCGGGTCGCCGGGCCGACCCTGGGTCTGGCCGGAGGGTTGCTCGCGGCAGCGGCCCTGGCCCTGTCCGGTGCAGCGCAGTGGGCGGCCGTCGCCGCCGCCGTGCCGGGCGGCGAGGCCGCCGTCACGGGGCTGAACGCCCTGTCGTTCGCGCTCGGCGGCCCGACCTTCGCGGTGATGTTCGGGCTGCTCATGGCCGGGGTGTCGGTGCCGACCCTGCTCGCGAGCGTCGTGCCGCGCGGCCTGGCGTGGGCCGGGCTCGTGCTCGCGGCGGTCGCCGTCGTGGCCGTGGTCGGTCTCGCCGTGCCGCCGCTGCAGTACCTGCTGCCGGTCGTGCGCTTCGGCGGGCTGCTCTGGCTGGTGTGGTTCTCGGCCGTGCTGCCGGTGAGCCGCCGCCGGGTGGCCGACCCCGAGCTCGTCGCGTGA
- a CDS encoding NAD(P)H-binding protein, giving the protein MIAVVGATGHVGGEVVAQLAATGVPVRALTRRPDGWTGPAVEVADVAAFGAFAGARAAFLMTAEPIVPGGRPEVLGSLVRAAVDAGVEQLVLLSVFSGSAGDDVLGYWNAACETLVVDSGVPWTLLRPGRFFSNALAWARFVGDGSVPVGFARRAAAGIDPADVAAVAVRGLTGDLVGAAPRLTGPESLTPLEELRVLGEVLGRPLTACEIDPDAVARGMLAGGTAPEVVDAVVARTLHDDEGAEPLPAVRTLLGREPRRFADWARAHATAFATPAD; this is encoded by the coding sequence GTGATCGCGGTCGTGGGCGCGACCGGCCACGTGGGCGGGGAGGTGGTCGCGCAGCTCGCGGCGACGGGCGTGCCGGTCCGGGCCCTGACCCGCCGTCCGGACGGCTGGACCGGCCCGGCGGTCGAGGTGGCCGACGTCGCCGCATTCGGGGCCTTCGCCGGAGCCCGCGCGGCCTTCCTCATGACGGCCGAGCCGATCGTCCCCGGTGGGCGCCCCGAGGTGCTCGGGTCACTGGTCCGTGCCGCCGTGGACGCGGGGGTGGAGCAGCTGGTGCTGCTGAGCGTGTTCAGCGGATCCGCGGGCGACGACGTCCTCGGCTACTGGAACGCCGCCTGCGAGACCCTCGTGGTCGACAGCGGCGTGCCGTGGACGCTGCTCCGCCCCGGGCGGTTCTTCTCCAACGCGCTGGCGTGGGCCCGGTTCGTGGGCGACGGCTCCGTGCCGGTCGGGTTCGCGCGCCGGGCGGCCGCGGGGATCGACCCGGCGGACGTCGCGGCGGTGGCGGTGCGGGGGTTGACCGGCGACCTCGTCGGCGCGGCGCCCCGGCTGACCGGCCCCGAGTCGCTCACGCCGCTCGAGGAGCTGCGGGTCCTCGGCGAGGTGCTGGGGCGTCCGCTCACCGCCTGCGAGATCGACCCCGACGCCGTCGCCCGCGGCATGCTCGCCGGCGGGACCGCACCCGAGGTGGTGGACGCCGTCGTGGCGCGCACGCTGCACGACGACGAGGGTGCCGAGCCGCTCCCGGCCGTGCGCACCCTGCTGGGCCGCGAGCCGCGGCGGTTCGCCGACTGGGCGCGGGCGCACGCAACGGCGTTCGCGACCCCTGCCGACTGA